Proteins encoded together in one Luteimonas fraxinea window:
- the zwf gene encoding glucose-6-phosphate dehydrogenase, translating to MHDSLLLFGATGDLAQRYLFPSLLHLLRDRLLPDEFRVIAIARSEHDDASFRDWLRERLGDDYDTSLVDELLRRIQYVPVDLGDADAMAASLSRFADRPAVSYLSTPPNLFASACRGLKAAGLLEAPSRLVLEKPIGHDLASAQEIDATLKSALDESRIFRIDHYLGKAPVQNLLALRLGNTLLEATWERRWIESVDIIVAETAGVDGREGYYADYGALRDMVQNHMLQLLALIAMEPPAAMDTDSIRDEKRKVLRALRPMTAADAAADSVRGRYGPGVVDGQAVQGFKHGGHEDVETFVGLRAWIDNWRWAGVPFRLVTGKRMPSRTTEVVVTFKPVTHWLFGPGERKRARANQLRVRLQPEETIELGLMGSLAASEWAANELQPMSLDLAMLPPKRRIAYERLMIDALKGDQTLFVRDDEVEAAWRWIDSVSAAWREAGTPVRDYPAGSWGPAEAQPFLPRTLTTHNGRKS from the coding sequence ATGCACGATTCCCTGCTGTTGTTCGGCGCCACCGGCGACCTGGCGCAACGCTATCTGTTCCCGTCCCTGCTGCATCTGCTGCGCGACCGGCTGCTGCCGGACGAATTCCGCGTGATCGCGATCGCGCGCAGCGAGCACGACGACGCAAGCTTCCGCGACTGGCTGCGCGAGCGCCTCGGTGACGACTACGACACGTCGCTGGTCGACGAACTGCTGCGCCGCATCCAGTACGTGCCGGTGGACCTCGGCGATGCCGATGCGATGGCAGCGTCGCTGTCGCGCTTCGCCGACCGTCCGGCGGTCAGCTATCTGTCGACGCCGCCGAACCTGTTCGCCTCCGCGTGCCGAGGCCTCAAGGCCGCCGGTCTGCTGGAAGCGCCTTCGCGGCTGGTGCTGGAGAAGCCGATCGGCCACGACCTGGCCAGCGCGCAGGAAATCGACGCGACGTTGAAGTCCGCGCTCGACGAGTCGCGGATCTTCCGTATCGACCATTACCTGGGCAAGGCGCCGGTGCAGAACCTGCTCGCACTGCGTCTGGGCAACACCCTGCTGGAAGCCACGTGGGAACGGCGCTGGATCGAATCGGTCGACATCATCGTCGCCGAGACCGCCGGCGTGGACGGTCGCGAGGGCTACTACGCCGACTACGGCGCGCTGCGCGACATGGTGCAGAACCACATGCTGCAGCTGCTGGCGCTGATCGCGATGGAACCGCCGGCAGCGATGGACACCGACAGCATCCGCGACGAGAAGCGCAAGGTGCTACGCGCCCTGCGGCCGATGACCGCCGCCGATGCCGCGGCCGACAGCGTGCGCGGCCGCTACGGCCCGGGCGTCGTCGACGGCCAGGCCGTGCAGGGCTTCAAGCACGGCGGGCACGAGGATGTGGAGACCTTCGTCGGCCTGCGTGCGTGGATCGACAACTGGCGTTGGGCCGGCGTGCCGTTCCGCCTCGTCACTGGCAAGCGCATGCCCTCGCGCACCACCGAGGTCGTCGTGACGTTCAAGCCGGTCACGCACTGGCTCTTTGGGCCGGGCGAGCGCAAACGCGCGCGGGCCAACCAGTTGCGCGTGCGCCTGCAGCCGGAGGAGACGATCGAACTTGGCCTGATGGGCAGCCTCGCCGCGTCCGAATGGGCCGCGAACGAACTGCAGCCCATGTCGCTGGATCTGGCGATGCTGCCGCCCAAGCGCCGCATCGCCTACGAGCGTCTGATGATCGATGCACTCAAGGGCGACCAGACGCTGTTCGTGCGCGACGACGAAGTCGAGGCCGCATGGCGCTGGATTGACAGCGTCAGCGCCGCGTGGCGCGAAGCCGGCACGCCGGTGCGCGATTACCCGGCCGGCAGCTGGGGCCCGGCCGAGGCGCAGCCCTTCCTGCCGCGTACGCTGACCACTCACAACGGACGCAAATCGTGA
- the glk gene encoding glucokinase: MTAALALLADIGGTNARFALADTSSPTPLQLDTVKIFPVADFPSLADAALHYLQEIGHDGKGALPRAVLAVAGRVDGDDARITNHPWVISRTRTQQRLGIEDVVLTNDFAAQAMAIPLLQPGDFSAIGGVPWSVPKDPGGPCTYSVIGPGTGLGVGGLVIRDGKHYPLETEGGHVSFPPGTPEETAILERLSAQFGRVSNERLICGPGLVNIHRALSEIAGVDPGPMQPADITARAQDGDARCARAVDVFCAVFGAIAGDLVLTLGAWDGVFLTGGLVPKMLDSIRHSGFRQRFEHKGRFSPNMGRVPSVAVLHPHAGLLGAAAIATRRAAA, translated from the coding sequence GTGACGGCTGCGCTCGCCCTGCTCGCCGACATCGGCGGCACCAATGCGCGCTTCGCGCTGGCCGACACCAGCAGCCCGACGCCGCTGCAGCTCGACACGGTCAAGATTTTTCCGGTCGCCGACTTCCCGTCGCTGGCCGATGCGGCGCTGCATTACCTGCAGGAGATCGGCCACGACGGCAAGGGCGCATTGCCACGCGCCGTGCTCGCGGTCGCCGGTCGCGTCGACGGCGACGATGCACGCATCACCAACCATCCCTGGGTGATCTCGCGCACGCGCACGCAGCAGCGGCTCGGTATCGAAGACGTCGTGCTGACCAATGATTTCGCCGCGCAGGCGATGGCCATCCCACTGCTGCAGCCTGGCGATTTCAGCGCCATCGGCGGCGTGCCGTGGTCGGTGCCCAAGGATCCGGGCGGTCCCTGCACCTACTCGGTGATCGGTCCCGGCACGGGGCTGGGCGTGGGTGGCCTGGTGATCCGCGACGGCAAGCACTATCCGTTGGAAACCGAAGGCGGTCATGTGAGCTTTCCGCCGGGCACGCCTGAGGAGACTGCGATTCTCGAACGCCTGTCGGCGCAGTTCGGCCGCGTGTCCAACGAGCGCCTGATCTGCGGTCCCGGCCTGGTCAACATCCATCGCGCACTGAGCGAAATCGCCGGTGTCGATCCGGGCCCGATGCAGCCGGCCGACATCACCGCGCGCGCGCAGGATGGCGACGCCCGCTGCGCGCGTGCGGTCGACGTGTTCTGCGCGGTGTTCGGCGCGATCGCAGGCGACCTCGTGCTGACGCTCGGCGCCTGGGACGGCGTGTTTCTGACCGGTGGCCTGGTGCCGAAGATGCTCGATTCGATCCGTCATTCGGGCTTCCGCCAGCGCTTCGAACACAAGGGCCGCTTCTCGCCGAACATGGGCCGCGTGCCCAGCGTCGCGGTGCTGCATCCGCATGCCGGCCTGCTCGGCGCAGCCGCAATCGCCACACGCAGGGCCGCCGCATGA
- the pgl gene encoding 6-phosphogluconolactonase — protein sequence MTPTGASPFGIAGGIGDDGRMQLHAYESATQWTWGAAIAISSAIARDLEQKPRARLLLSGGKTPGPVYAALSKSPLAWDRVDVALVDERWLLPDDPDSNARLLRETLIQNKAQKARLETITRAGRPFDEAVSTANLHARQPAGVVVLGMGDDGHTASLFPGMVDLDSALASTSPYVGVDAGGSPGAGSWQRRVSLTPTGLEPAHTRILLIRGEKKRALLDRLLQSDDAIEFPARIAFTTPGAKLHVHWCP from the coding sequence ATGACGCCGACCGGCGCATCGCCCTTTGGCATCGCCGGCGGAATCGGCGACGATGGGCGCATGCAGCTGCACGCCTACGAATCGGCGACCCAGTGGACCTGGGGCGCCGCGATTGCGATCTCGTCCGCCATTGCCCGCGATCTGGAGCAGAAGCCGCGTGCGCGCCTGCTGCTGTCCGGTGGCAAGACGCCGGGCCCGGTCTACGCCGCGCTGTCGAAGTCACCGCTGGCATGGGATCGCGTCGATGTCGCGCTGGTCGACGAGCGCTGGCTGCTGCCCGACGATCCCGACAGCAATGCGCGCCTGCTGCGCGAGACGTTGATCCAGAACAAAGCGCAGAAGGCGCGGCTGGAAACCATCACCCGCGCAGGCCGTCCGTTCGACGAAGCCGTTTCCACCGCCAATCTGCACGCGCGTCAGCCCGCTGGTGTGGTCGTGCTGGGCATGGGCGACGACGGCCATACCGCGTCGCTGTTTCCCGGCATGGTCGATCTCGATTCGGCGCTCGCGTCCACGTCACCGTATGTCGGCGTCGATGCCGGTGGCAGTCCCGGTGCGGGCAGCTGGCAGCGTCGGGTGAGCCTGACGCCGACCGGTCTCGAGCCCGCGCACACGCGCATCCTGCTGATCCGCGGCGAGAAGAAGCGCGCCCTGCTCGACCGCCTGCTGCAGAGCGACGACGCCATCGAATTCCCCGCGCGTATCGCCTTTACCACCCCGGGCGCGAAGCTCCACGTCCACTGGTGCCCGTGA
- the edd gene encoding phosphogluconate dehydratase produces MSLHPVVQSVTERIRKRSAPSRQAYLEGIARMRDEGPLRGHLSCANLAHGFAACGPVDKSRLRNGPTANLGIVTAYNDMLSAHQPYEPYPEFIRETARALGHTAQVAGGVPAMCDGVTQGRAGMELSLFSRDVIAQATAIALSHDMFDSSVYLGICDKIVPGLLIGALAYGHLPAIFIPGGPMTPGVPNKTKAEVRERFAAGEATREELLQVESDSYHGPGTCTFYGTANSNQTLLEAMGVQLPSAAFINPGTPLREAFTREAVERALSITALGDDYRPLGQLIDERAIVNAVAMLMATGGSTNHTIHWIAVARAAGIVLTWDDMDQLSQAVPLLARVYPNGEADVNRYHAAGGNAYVFRELLDAGLMHGDLPTIVDGGMARYGEEPKLEGDRIRYEPGPAVSGDDGVLRPVSAPFEAHGGLRLLRGNLGRSLIKLSAVKPEFRTIEAPAVVVDAPQALNRLHAAGALPRDFVAVVRYQGPKANGMPELHSLAPLLGMLQNQGRRVALITDGRLSGASGKIPAAIHMTPEAARGGPLAFVREGDIIRLDGEAGTLEALVDPAEWQRRTAAPDTAPAPTDHGRNLFGFNRANVSPADQGALSISCGPATTDGSAWHYDAEYDLGADEAALDAPHDSKDA; encoded by the coding sequence ATGAGCCTGCATCCCGTCGTCCAGTCCGTCACCGAACGCATCCGCAAGCGCAGCGCGCCGTCGCGGCAGGCGTATCTCGAAGGCATCGCGCGCATGCGCGACGAGGGGCCGCTGCGCGGTCACCTGAGTTGCGCCAATCTCGCGCACGGCTTCGCCGCCTGCGGGCCGGTCGACAAGTCGCGCCTGCGCAACGGGCCGACCGCGAACCTCGGCATCGTCACCGCGTACAACGACATGCTGTCAGCGCATCAGCCCTACGAGCCGTATCCGGAATTCATCCGCGAAACCGCACGTGCGCTGGGCCATACCGCGCAGGTCGCGGGCGGCGTGCCGGCGATGTGCGACGGCGTGACCCAAGGCCGCGCCGGCATGGAGCTGTCGCTGTTCTCGCGCGACGTCATTGCCCAGGCCACCGCGATCGCGCTGTCGCACGACATGTTCGACAGCAGCGTGTATCTGGGCATCTGCGACAAGATCGTGCCCGGCCTGCTGATCGGCGCACTGGCCTACGGCCATCTGCCGGCGATCTTCATTCCCGGCGGCCCGATGACACCGGGCGTACCGAACAAGACCAAGGCCGAAGTGCGCGAGCGCTTCGCCGCCGGCGAGGCCACGCGCGAGGAACTGCTGCAGGTCGAATCCGATTCCTATCACGGCCCCGGCACCTGCACCTTCTACGGCACCGCGAATTCCAACCAGACGCTGCTCGAGGCCATGGGCGTGCAGCTGCCGAGCGCGGCATTCATCAATCCGGGCACGCCGCTGCGCGAAGCCTTTACCCGCGAAGCGGTCGAACGCGCGCTGTCGATCACCGCACTCGGCGACGACTACCGCCCCTTGGGCCAGCTGATCGACGAACGCGCGATCGTCAACGCGGTCGCGATGCTGATGGCCACCGGCGGCTCGACCAACCACACCATCCACTGGATCGCGGTCGCGCGCGCGGCCGGCATCGTGCTGACCTGGGACGACATGGACCAGCTCTCGCAGGCCGTGCCGCTGCTGGCGCGCGTGTATCCGAACGGCGAAGCCGACGTGAACCGCTATCACGCAGCCGGCGGCAACGCCTACGTGTTCCGGGAACTGCTCGACGCCGGCCTGATGCACGGCGATCTGCCGACGATCGTCGACGGCGGCATGGCGCGCTACGGCGAAGAGCCCAAGCTCGAAGGCGACCGCATCCGCTACGAACCCGGCCCGGCGGTCAGCGGTGACGACGGCGTGCTGCGTCCGGTGTCGGCACCGTTCGAAGCGCACGGCGGCCTGCGTCTGCTGCGCGGCAACCTCGGCCGTTCGCTGATCAAGCTGTCGGCGGTGAAGCCGGAGTTCCGCACCATCGAAGCGCCGGCCGTCGTCGTCGATGCGCCGCAGGCCCTCAACCGCCTGCACGCCGCCGGTGCGCTGCCGCGCGATTTCGTCGCCGTCGTGCGCTATCAGGGGCCGAAGGCCAACGGCATGCCGGAACTGCATTCGCTGGCACCGCTGCTGGGCATGCTCCAGAACCAGGGCCGGCGCGTCGCGCTGATCACCGACGGTCGTCTGTCGGGCGCGTCGGGCAAGATTCCGGCCGCGATCCACATGACCCCCGAGGCCGCACGCGGCGGGCCGCTCGCGTTCGTGCGCGAAGGCGACATCATCCGTCTCGACGGCGAGGCCGGCACGCTCGAAGCGCTGGTCGATCCGGCCGAATGGCAGCGCCGCACCGCCGCGCCGGATACCGCACCCGCGCCCACCGACCACGGCCGCAACCTGTTCGGCTTCAATCGCGCGAACGTGTCGCCCGCCGATCAGGGCGCGCTGTCGATCTCCTGCGGCCCGGCCACCACCGACGGCAGCGCGTGGCACTACGATGCCGAATACGACCTGGGCGCTGACGAAGCAGCGCTCGATGCGCCACACGATTCCAAGGACGCCTGA
- a CDS encoding bifunctional 4-hydroxy-2-oxoglutarate aldolase/2-dehydro-3-deoxy-phosphogluconate aldolase, whose amino-acid sequence MSERQQRAADFLRKAGVLPVITVHTLDEARAIADSLLEGGLNTLELTLRTPVAIDALAMLKRERPDIVIGAGTILNADNIRASIDAGADFLVTPGTPPALADALAEADIPVVPGAATPTEFMALRERGFRNCKLFPASAVGGLAMLKGLAGPLHDMRFCPTGGISESNAAEFLSQPNVLCIGGSWMLDKGWLEVGDYARVRETASRAAQIVRDVRG is encoded by the coding sequence ATGTCCGAGCGCCAGCAGCGCGCCGCCGATTTCCTGCGCAAGGCCGGCGTGTTGCCGGTGATCACCGTGCACACGCTCGACGAAGCGCGTGCGATCGCCGATTCGCTGCTCGAAGGCGGCTTGAACACGCTTGAACTCACGCTGCGCACGCCGGTCGCGATCGACGCGCTGGCGATGCTCAAGCGCGAGCGCCCGGACATCGTCATCGGCGCCGGCACGATCCTCAACGCCGACAACATCCGCGCGTCGATCGACGCCGGCGCGGACTTCCTGGTCACGCCCGGCACGCCGCCGGCGCTCGCCGATGCACTGGCCGAAGCCGACATTCCGGTGGTGCCCGGCGCCGCGACGCCGACCGAGTTCATGGCGCTGCGCGAGCGCGGCTTCCGCAACTGCAAGCTGTTCCCGGCCAGCGCCGTCGGCGGTCTCGCGATGCTCAAGGGCCTCGCCGGTCCGCTGCACGACATGCGCTTCTGCCCGACCGGCGGCATCTCCGAATCCAACGCCGCCGAGTTCCTGTCGCAGCCGAACGTGCTGTGCATCGGCGGCTCGTGGATGCTCGACAAGGGCTGGCTGGAAGTCGGCGACTACGCCCGCGTCCGCGAGACCGCGTCTCGTGCGGCGCAGATCGTGCGGGACGTTCGGGGCTGA
- a CDS encoding discoidin domain-containing protein: MAIRSGCPEARVGQARHRRHVASILLGALLVSASTAAAATSLPPRSAWTASASSTQVDALAPQHAIDGDPRTRWGGSFLPGHWFQVDLGRPSDVGGVAILWDSGFPVRWTLETSLDGTQWDIAYTSTDSRGDTDLIVFPARSARYVRIASPSKSSDWATSIFEFEPIAGDAAPQLDGLAAGVDGATLFAADAKPGVVDAAGPRPGTRQLDLALPRADQIAGLEVWWSGPRNGATLEARDADGQWRALAEDPGHDGTRSWLAGDVPLSPTALRLVVGEVDGRPPAIARLRLLGPKQLLTPTRRYEIAASRTHGALFPSSLHQQQVYWTALGIPAGRQKSLLDAYGNLEPFKGGPMLQAVWRGSDGKARVADNDPQRRHALRERWMPMPSVEWQGQRDLTIRNEAFALEQNGQPVTLMRYRLHNRGRRSIDGALSLLVRPLQVNPPWQHGGWSPIRQLAIDEVAGHTRVRVDGRTLLTSMTPVGAAGAAPFGAHGETEITADAARGTPPAAREASDAAGLAAGMLTYPVRIAPGATQDIVIALPLGTTALDPAKGELTEPPALDLAALTGDAATPSEAFDANAARIAAGWTDRFDTFDIRLPDQDLVDMLRAQGAYMLINQTGPAMQPGPRNYNRSFLRDGAATAAVLLRMGQPQIARDYLRWYTDHALNPNGMISPILNEDGSINRGFGSDVEYDSQGQYIQLVADVARLDGGPDTVREYLPAVTAAMRFLQELRERTLVAGYMGTHPAPERFHGILAPSISHEGYSTPTHSYWDDFYGIKGWHDGAWLADALGDAETAGWAREQGRLLSDSVAASLRATIAWKGIDFIPSSADLGDSDPTSVSIALDPTGARHVLPERELRTTFDRYLAKQFGERSGPDALWAYTPYEVRNVLTFVHLDRPADAQTVLQGLLADRRPHAWQMWPEVVHSRPRYPGYIGDMPHTWIGAEYARTLVGMLLHEGDDGLQLLPGAPTAWLDGDGLSVRALPTAFGPLTMAAKQSGEQLDITLGDGLQDTVPVQVIWPNRTRPTSVRVDGRAVDDYDARGVRLSKPFRSLEARW; this comes from the coding sequence ATGGCAATCAGATCCGGGTGTCCTGAAGCGCGCGTCGGCCAAGCCCGGCATCGCCGGCATGTCGCGTCGATCCTGCTCGGCGCCCTGCTCGTCTCGGCATCGACTGCAGCCGCCGCGACATCCCTGCCGCCCCGCAGCGCATGGACCGCCTCGGCCTCGTCGACGCAGGTCGACGCCTTGGCACCGCAGCACGCCATCGACGGCGATCCCAGGACGCGCTGGGGCGGTTCCTTCCTGCCCGGCCACTGGTTCCAGGTGGATCTGGGAAGACCGTCCGACGTCGGTGGCGTCGCGATTCTCTGGGACAGCGGATTCCCGGTGCGCTGGACGCTCGAAACCTCGCTCGACGGCACACAGTGGGACATCGCCTACACCAGCACCGATTCGCGCGGCGACACCGACCTCATCGTGTTTCCCGCGCGCAGTGCGCGCTACGTGCGCATCGCCAGCCCGTCGAAGTCGTCCGACTGGGCGACGTCGATCTTCGAGTTCGAGCCGATCGCGGGCGATGCGGCACCGCAGCTCGACGGCCTGGCAGCCGGCGTCGACGGCGCCACGCTGTTCGCCGCGGACGCAAAGCCGGGCGTCGTCGACGCTGCAGGCCCCAGGCCCGGCACGCGGCAACTCGATCTCGCACTGCCTCGTGCAGACCAGATCGCCGGCCTCGAAGTCTGGTGGAGCGGTCCGCGCAACGGCGCGACGCTCGAAGCGCGCGATGCCGATGGCCAGTGGCGCGCGCTGGCCGAAGATCCCGGCCACGACGGCACGCGCTCGTGGCTCGCAGGCGACGTCCCGCTGTCGCCGACCGCCCTGCGCCTCGTCGTCGGCGAGGTCGACGGCCGTCCGCCCGCGATCGCCCGTCTGCGCCTGCTCGGCCCCAAGCAACTGCTGACGCCGACCCGGCGTTACGAGATCGCAGCCTCGCGTACGCATGGCGCGCTGTTTCCGTCGTCGCTGCACCAGCAGCAGGTCTACTGGACGGCACTGGGCATTCCCGCCGGCCGGCAGAAATCGCTGCTCGACGCCTACGGCAACCTCGAACCCTTCAAGGGCGGCCCGATGCTGCAGGCCGTCTGGCGCGGCAGTGACGGCAAGGCGCGTGTCGCCGACAACGATCCGCAGCGCCGCCACGCCCTGCGCGAGCGCTGGATGCCGATGCCGTCGGTCGAGTGGCAGGGCCAGCGCGATCTGACGATCCGCAACGAGGCCTTCGCACTCGAACAGAACGGACAGCCGGTGACGCTGATGCGCTACCGCCTGCACAACCGCGGACGCCGGTCGATCGACGGCGCGCTGTCGCTGCTGGTGCGCCCGCTGCAGGTGAATCCGCCGTGGCAGCACGGCGGCTGGTCGCCGATCCGGCAGCTCGCGATCGACGAAGTCGCAGGCCACACGCGCGTGCGCGTCGACGGTCGCACCCTGCTGACCTCGATGACGCCGGTCGGCGCTGCCGGCGCCGCGCCGTTCGGGGCGCACGGCGAAACCGAGATCACCGCCGATGCCGCGCGCGGCACGCCGCCCGCTGCGCGTGAAGCGTCGGACGCCGCCGGACTCGCCGCCGGCATGCTCACATATCCGGTGCGGATCGCACCGGGCGCCACGCAGGACATCGTCATCGCGCTGCCGCTGGGCACGACCGCGCTCGATCCTGCAAAGGGCGAACTGACCGAACCCCCGGCGCTCGATCTCGCCGCGCTCACCGGCGATGCCGCAACGCCCTCGGAGGCTTTCGATGCGAACGCCGCGCGCATCGCCGCCGGCTGGACCGACCGCTTCGACACCTTCGACATTCGCCTGCCCGACCAGGACCTCGTCGACATGCTGCGCGCGCAGGGCGCGTACATGCTGATCAACCAGACCGGCCCGGCGATGCAGCCCGGCCCGCGCAATTACAACCGCTCGTTCCTGCGCGATGGCGCGGCGACGGCCGCGGTGCTGCTGCGCATGGGCCAGCCGCAGATCGCGCGCGATTACCTGCGCTGGTACACCGACCACGCGCTCAATCCGAACGGCATGATCTCGCCGATCCTCAACGAGGACGGCAGCATCAATCGCGGCTTCGGGTCGGACGTCGAATACGACAGCCAGGGCCAGTACATCCAGCTCGTCGCTGATGTCGCGCGACTCGACGGCGGCCCCGACACGGTGCGCGAGTACCTGCCGGCGGTGACCGCCGCGATGCGCTTCCTGCAGGAACTGCGGGAACGCACGCTCGTCGCCGGCTACATGGGCACGCATCCGGCGCCGGAACGTTTCCACGGCATCCTCGCGCCGTCGATCAGCCACGAAGGCTATTCCACGCCGACCCACAGCTACTGGGACGACTTCTACGGCATCAAGGGCTGGCATGACGGCGCCTGGCTCGCCGATGCGCTCGGCGACGCGGAGACCGCAGGCTGGGCGCGCGAACAGGGGCGTCTGCTGTCGGACTCGGTCGCCGCCTCGCTGCGCGCGACGATCGCGTGGAAAGGCATCGACTTCATTCCGTCGTCGGCGGATCTCGGCGACAGCGATCCGACCAGCGTATCGATCGCGCTCGATCCCACCGGCGCGCGCCACGTGCTGCCCGAGCGCGAACTGCGCACCACCTTCGACCGCTATCTCGCCAAACAGTTCGGCGAGCGCAGCGGCCCGGATGCGCTGTGGGCCTACACGCCGTACGAAGTGCGCAACGTGCTGACCTTCGTGCATCTCGACCGGCCGGCCGATGCGCAGACCGTGCTGCAGGGCCTGCTCGCCGACCGCCGTCCGCACGCGTGGCAGATGTGGCCCGAGGTCGTGCATTCGCGGCCGCGCTATCCCGGCTACATCGGCGACATGCCGCATACGTGGATCGGCGCCGAATACGCACGCACGCTCGTCGGCATGCTGCTGCACGAGGGCGACGACGGCCTGCAGCTGTTGCCGGGTGCGCCCACGGCCTGGCTCGATGGCGACGGCCTGTCGGTGCGTGCGCTGCCGACCGCGTTCGGGCCGCTGACGATGGCGGCGAAACAGTCCGGCGAGCAGCTCGACATCACGCTCGGCGATGGCCTGCAGGACACGGTGCCGGTGCAGGTGATCTGGCCGAACCGCACGCGGCCCACGTCGGTGCGGGTCGATGGCCGCGCGGTGGACGATTACGACGCGCGCGGCGTGCGCCTGTCGAAGCCGTTCCGGAGCCTCGAAGCGCGCTGGTAA